In Lolium rigidum isolate FL_2022 chromosome 3, APGP_CSIRO_Lrig_0.1, whole genome shotgun sequence, the genomic window GGACCCAGGAATTACTATTTTTACCATATTGAGAATAACCACACAGGATTTTTATTCCAGTCACATGTATTAGATGGATTTGGTCATTTGGAGTGTACCATGTTTAATTTGAAAGTTTGGGGACAACTCTCGCTGATACTGAAATTTACTTAGCTATTGCGATGGATCGAGTAAATTATTAAACATCACTAGGTTATATGCATATATTTTTCTGGTGTATCTTATTTTTCTATTATAGGTTCCTAAGGGCAAATTCTAGCTTAAATTATCCTCAATTTTCTTTAGCCATGACATAGTTCCCAAATTTTCGGCTGAACTTTTGCCCATTTGTGTTTTGACTATTTTATCCTCAAAGTAGCTTATTCTGTTGACGGAAATGTGATTCGGTGTGTGAACTTAGTTACATATTTGTAGAGTTAGATACTTTGCAAGCTCTGTTATACTGTTTAAGTTTATCTATGGAGAATCTTGGACATGAAATTTATGTCTTTTCTTGTAAAGTTTCTTTGGGGTAATATTAAAGGTGAGCAATCACAGGAAGCACATGTttgattttactgttttcctttAATCAATgcaagccaaaatttgatcacATGAGACTTTCATGTGACTAATCAACATTaagataaaaaaattgaaaaccatTTTAGGAAGCAAGCTCCTCTGTTTGATATCTTATCCAGGTTCCTACAGAATTATGTATCAGCTGATAAGAACTGGTTTTGCAGGAATACTAACATCGAGAAATCTCTGAAAGATTACTCAGAGGCATTTGACATTGTGTATCTGGTGAGTATGATTTAGTACAGTACAATTAGTTTCAGTTATCATGGTTATATACCGGATCCAGTGCCCAGTTCTTACGTCGTATTCCTTCAATGATTGAAATGTATGCAGAATGACGCGCCAATGTGGGGAGTTGCTGAGCTTGTGTCTGATCTGTGTCCATAGTCGAGTCATTTTTAGCTGAACCTAGCAGCTCTCTGTCTGGTCCTACTCACCCTGAAACCTGGGGTGTTTTGTACCCAGAACGTGCTAACTTGCTAAGCTTGCTTCATGAGAAGCATTTGTACAGCTAGACGGCCGCCTGTGCCCAGTGATTATGATGCACCTAATTCCCAGGCATGCCAGTTGAATTTGAAATGCCATGATTTTCTCGTGTACTCTCTAATCAAATGAGCTAGGCAGCAGCTCATTTTTCTGCTAATTAATTTGCATCATCAAATGAATCTGATGGTTCTTGATGCCCATGTTACGCGACAAGAGGTCATAGTCGCGGACTAAGTATATCATTATGCCAGCTTTAACCCAGGAAACATTGTGAATGGGACATTCGAATAAAGAGACGTGTATATTATTATGCCAGCTTAACCCCAGAAACATTGTGAAGGGGACATTCGAATAAAGAGACATGTAAAACAAGGGGAAAATAAATATTATACTCCTTGTCCTTGCGCAACACATGCATCGTGGACGCTGATTAGCAGCTGTACTCTGTAATGCGCGTCTGGGATGTAACATCATTCCGGGCTAATGATAGTGTGACCAGGTGTGAACAGCTATGGCGATTTTTCTAATGCTCTTTGTATATTCAGATAAATCAGAGGTTTTTCTAGTAGTGAAAAGTTATTTAAAATCAGCATGTGGCCAAAGGAGTCGCAAATTACAGTTCAGACTGAGATGTTGATGTTTTCTTGAAGTTACCCTGCAAATTCAACAGTCGTTAACAATATCACATGCCTGACCCAGAAAAAGATGGAAGGATGCTTTTCATCCACATTTCGCAGCAGTTCATGTGTCGCATTCACTGAATATGTACTTGATACTGGTGACAGGTTGGTTCTGATCATCCAACGTGCCTGGACGATACTGCAATACCGCATCAACAAGAAGCTACAGTACTCTCTGGGCAGAACAGACTCAGTTGTTTCCAGAGGCAGGTAATCAGCATCACATGAAATTGCATGCAGAAACTTAATTAACATAAGGGCATTACTCATTGATTAGTAGTACAAGGTTACACATGATTACAGAAATCAGTTGGTTAATACATGATAGGTAGGAGCAATCGCCTCTTTGTACAAAATGCAGGGAAAATGCTCTGATACCTTGAGGGACATCTATACTAGCAGGTCATATTAGACATTAGATGAGCACAAACAAAAATGGAAACAAATTCTTTTGAGTAGGTTTCCCTCCATATGCGCTGGCCCAAGGAAAAAAAGAAGCTCTTCAAGTTGATGTCGAGCAGGATGTCGTCAGGTCTCAGCCAACGTAGTGGCAACTGGCAAGCTATGCCACAGCAACCGCATGTGTTAGGGCCACTTCCATGGCCGGTGGTGGATCAGGCCAGGAGAACTCAAAAGGGGCTTCAATGGCGAGAGCTTGAGGGGGCGAGGAAGCCTCCTGTGGGGATGCTTGGGTGTAGTGGAACTCGATCTGGAGGCGGTGGTGCAGTGGTGTTGATGCCATCAGCCCTCTCCTGATGTCGCCCTGCAGCTCCCTGATCGGTATGGCCGCCAAGAAACTCTTGATGTATTCTTTGCATGATTCCTTGCCCTTGGAAACAAGTATGTTCTCTTCAATGTCATCTTCGCTGTCCTGCCCAGGGGAGGAGCTCCCTGAAGAATCCTTCAAAGGTCCACTAGAGTCAGGGCTGGATGTTTTCTTTTCACCAGATACATTGTGGATCGTGGTGTTGTTGTCAAACTTCAAAATGTATGCCTGGTTGCATCCTTCATAGAACCTTTCTCCAAGGGTGTCGATGATGTAATATGCATCACGCTCAACCTTGAGGAGAAAAAAGTGGTCATTCCAGCTCACTATGTATAGGTTAGGGTTTTCACTGGATGAGAACTCCGCTGCCTGACTGATCTCATCCCAGATGTTATCAAAGGACATTGCACCATTTAGGAAGTCAAACCCTCTCATGTCATCAGCCCCTTCAGGTAGGAAGAATCCAATAAATGACTTACTGGGGGAGACTGTGAGTGGGCGGATCTTGGCATGAAGGACAGTCTCAAGATCGAAATGCTTGTCAGGAAAAAGCTCTCTGTATGTCTTGTTCTCGCAAAGGTTTCTCCACTCCAGTGATCCTTCACGGATCAGGTTATCAAACTGCGACTGGATGGGCATCAGATCCTGATTAGCTTGGAACCAGTCTGCGATAACTGCCACAAGTGCCGTGCATGCACTAGCCCCAGCAGCTCGCTCACTTCTCTGGTCGATCGATGCAAAGAAAACCTGGGAAGAAAGCTTCATGTGGCCATCACGGCTAAGCACCTCCTTTgattcccaattccccacaacaaAATTGTCATCGCCGAATTCTGACATCATACCATTAACTGATCCATTTTCACTCGAACCCTGCAATTGGTAGATGCATTGATCAGAACAACATCATGGGCATAAAAAACAACAGTTCTGTGATATACAAATAAGCCACTCTTTGGGGAAGTACATGGCCAAGCACAGGATACTGATTATTTTTTACAATGCAATgagagaaaagagaaaaaaaaatgtacCTCTGATCCATTGGAAGGTGTTAGCAGCCGACGATCAAAGTCAATATCATCACCTCCCTCTTCTCCATTTGCTTTCTTCAACAGAGGTTCGCCTTTAGCCTTTAATGACCGCAAACTCAGCTTCCTCTTTCTCCAAGGAAGGATACTCCGCTTGGCAGCAGGCAACACAGTTTTCTCAGCAGTTGATGACTGCGGTTCCTCTACATGGTAACCGGCATCAGATTTTCGGTGACTATAATAGACCCAGTCCTCATGATCGCCATCAATCGTTGCATGTGCATGAACTAGGCCACCAACATGGTTGACAGACTGCAGAGAGCCATAACTGAATGACTTCCTGATGGTTGGATCTGCAACTTCATCTTCATGTGTTCTATCATCCAGATCTTCATCCACAGGCTCAGTACCATATGGATATTCAGCACCATCACTGTGAACATAGCAATTATCATCACTGCCTTCATCGCTCTGGAACGTCTTCTTGGACCTTCGAGTCGACACCATATCCTTGAGGATTTTCACCTTCCTCAGCCCAGCTTTAATGACTGAGCCCTCATCTTTTCCTCCAGGCAGAGAATCACAAGACGATGGAGATAACGGAGTGGCAACAGCAGATCGTTGCGAAGCATCGGAGGTTTCTTGAAGAGCTCTCAGTTCCACCATACTCAGAGTGAGCTGCAATGATCAAGAGGATTTCAAGGTCAGACCAGACGTCAATTAAAAGGAAAATCGTTAACTAGAGCTTGTTGTTCATCACAAACTCACATGAAGCGATGGAGCATACTCAGGTGTACCACTTGGCACAGACAACGGGAGGATTATCTCAATGTCCTCTTCCGCTGCTGCTGCATAATCAGCTAGGCTAAGGGAAGCAGTCCCCAGAATTGTTGGTTTAGTCTTTGGGCCTTTGTTCATGTCCTGCCACGagggaaagaaaaaaagaaggcagGTCAGATTTTCTGCAGAAGTCACTCAAGCTGAGAAAAAGATGAGGAATGGTTATTTGAGCGTCAGAATTATGATACAAGTATGCTCACATAGAAAAGCAAGCATATGAGAGTATGAGACCGTAATACTATTACAGATAAAGATGGTGCCTATCTTCAGAAGATGTAATGTTACTATCATATTAACAGCAAAAATACAGTTGCATGTTATGGTTGATGGACTGGCATCCAGCAACTACTAATATCCATTCAACTACTCATATCCACTGGCATCCAGCAACTAAACATACCCAATTCAAGCAGTTGGAAAACATCAATTGGTCCAGAGACGAGATGATTCAACAGatcgccaaaaaaaaaaaaagatttgagCAGATGATACCGACTGGCAACAGCGCAAAATAGGAATACAATTAAGGGTAATTCCAGGAAATAAGAGAGGAGGGGGGATGCTCACGGTGAAGACGGTGAAGGCGAGCTCCCACGGCTggaacgccgccgcctcccggtGCGACGCGGCCGCGAGCGTCACGACGCTCTCGAACTCCTCCTCCCACGCCACCGCGCCTCTAATCTCGCAGGCGTCGTCGGCCGCGGCATCTGGGGCCGGGGCCAGCTCCTCCTCCCGGGTGCGGTTGCGCCGCACCGCGCGCCGCAGCGAGCTCAGGCCGGACGCCCTCGGCCCCTTCCACCTCACCTCCGCCGCGACCATCTGATTCGCGGCGGTCCCCTCCAGCTCCTGCTCCGTGGGGTCCGCTTGCGGCGGCAGCCCCTCCGCCCGGCGCACGACGAGCCGGACGCGGAACTTGCGCGCCGCCGGCGGGCGCGGCCACCGCATCATCCTGGCCACCATCTATCAGAACCAAGCCGCGGAGGACCTCTCTCCCGAAGACCGGACAAACTACGCCGCTCGGCTCCGCCCGGCCACCAAGACCCGACCAGAATGCCGGATGAACAGTCACACCCAACCCGTGTGCTCCGAGACGACCAACGACAAGAAGATGTGAGCTGGGGGAAACAAAGTAGATCCTAGGACGCGGCTCGGCGGCGAGATCGCCTCGGATTCGAAGCGGAGGAACGCGCCAAGACCGGATTTTTACGGGTATTTCGCTCGATTTGTTCCAACTGACTCcggcggggagagagagagagaggagatggTGGATGGAGAATGGGGAGCGGAGACAGACGAGGAGAGAGAGACAAGCGGGTGTGGGACATAAATAGGGAGAGAAACGTTGGGGGAGGCGCAGGTGAGGTCAGTCGGTGGGGCCCACCTTTTGTTTCTCTCTTCTTGTCGGGGTGGGCCCCACTCTGCCGGCTTTTCTAGTCTAGGCTGTCATTTTTACCCGTACCATGATTTTCGGTTCTGTTTGTTTGCTTATCTTGGCTCGTTGAGATGATGAGGTTTTGGTTAGCTGTTATTCGGCTGGTATTTAGGTTATGGTATCCAATGATCACAATAACAAGAAACTGTAATTAGATAAGAATTTCATCATGCCATTGAATTTGGTAATGTTATTGTTTACGAGGGAGACTATCTAGAATGTTGCTCCAAGCTCTCTTTGAACAGGTTCGGCGCATGGTGGAACCGGACCTGGAAAAGCATTCATGGACTTGCCCTCACGTCATAGGAGCATTGCTTGGAGCTCCTCCACGAGACAATGTGGATGATGCCGTGAAGGGGCCTCGCCACGAAATGTTACCACCAACCGATATGGTGTCGACATAGCATAACATCTAAGCCATCGACCCATCGTAATGAAGACGCCAGGTGTGCCTCTATCCGGTGGGGGTTGCTTTTGTTTCTCTCTGCTTGTTGGAATGGGTCTTGTGTCGGCTTCTCCACATTGTCATTTTTACGGGTAGCATGATTTTAGTTTGCTAATCTTCATTGGGACAAAGTTTTGGTTAGTTCTGATTTTTATTTTGGTTTATGTTATTCAATTATCACAATAATAAGAATATATATTTAGTTAAGAAGTTCATCATGACATTAAATTATGTCACGTAAGCTAAACATCAAAAAATAATTAAACCCCAAGGAATTGGCTtaccaaataaaaaaaaagatatgTCCTATATATCTTCACTAGGAGAGTATTATCAAGCCAACTATGAGCTGCCACTCTATCATGACATGTAACACAAGGGATGCTCCTTTTTGCATCTTCTTCATAAGGATTAAACCCCACAATAATAATAATGACATTAGAGATACTATCCATAGTGTTGCTCAGAATCGGTTAGAAGCTTTCTTTGGACCGGTTCACCCCATGGTTTGGACTTGGAAAAGGCATTCATGAATTTTCCCTCACGTCACAAGGACAAGGCTTGGAGATCCTCTAGAAACAACATGGATGACGTGGCGAAGGGGTTTCGTCAAGAAATGTTGCCATCATATGTGGTCTTTCCACCAACCCATGTCATGATAGATAAACATGTACGCAATACGCCGCCACCAGGTGTGCCTCAATCCACGGGTAGTACATAGTTAGCCTCACGGTATGACAAAAAAAGATCCATAGATGATTTAAAAATATCTGATTAGCCAATGCAATATGCGTGTTAGGACAATGCAACAACACTACACCCACCGATAAGAGAGAACTACAATGTGTGGATATGTTCCGGTTGGTGTTGTAGGCTGGCTCTCACAAAAAAAAGGGAGGGGAACGTTGTAGAGCAGCATGTGAGGTCAATGCATCGaggtttccttttttattttctctaCTTGCTAGAGTGTGCCCTTTCGTGGCTTTTCAATGCTATCATTTTCACCGGTAAAATGATTTTCATGTTTGTTTGTTAGTCCTTATTTTGATTcctttaaaatgaagttttgaGTAGTGGTTACTTTACTAATTTTTGGTTTGTGTTATGCAATAATCGCAATAATAAGAAATTATTGCATTTAACAATAATGTTGCATTAAATTTGGTCATGTAAACCCCATATGAAAAAGTAATTACTGATCTATACAAtcttacaaaataaaattatgtcCTATATATCTAGATCGAGAGAGTATTATCAAATCAACTATTAATTCTTTGAGTGGCCACACTATAGTGACGCATAAAATGATTCAGCAGaactaaatcacatagtaatgctACCTTTTGCAAGATAGACTATCTAGAGTGTTGGTCAATTCAGTTAGAAGCTTTCTTTGAATAGGTTCATTGTATTGTTGAACTGAACTTGGAATAATAGGTTCATTGTATTGTGGAACTGAACTTCGAAAAACATTCATGAACTTGCCCTCACAAAAGAAGAACGAACAAGTCTTGGTGATCCAGAAGAAAATGTGGATGATACGCTGAAGGGATTTCCCCATGAAACATTGCCATTATTTGTCATATTGCCACCAACCAACAGAGTGTCGTGATAATAACATGCATGCCATCACCTCGTCGTTATGAAACCCTCCAGGTGTGTGGTGTGCCTCGGATGGCTCGTGCAGTATGAGTGCACTAAAGTACGTAAGGCTGATTCTCGAATATATATCCGATCAGCCATGGCAGGCAATTGTGTAAGAACAATGCAACAACACCACGTCCACCGTAAGAGAGGATTAGAATGGATGGATATGTTCCAATACCGGTATTGTATGATTGATCGTTGTAGAAACACGGTCTAAGTTTTTTGGGTATTATTTACCTAAAATTATAACTTTGATACGTTTTGTAAGAAATTTTAGGTTTGTGTGTTGTTTGATCCAGAAAACAAGAGTAACATGGACAATAGTGTTCTGAAATAATTAGAACCAATCTTCTCTTGTTTTTTCCAAGAAAATGTTGAGCAAATACCCGATAGAAATCAACAGGTACCACTTGCACCTATAATAGAGCATCTGAGTCAATGTTGACGCCGAAAAGTATTCATGGCATGACCTTGGATTTTTTCCTTGGACGGTACTGATACATCAACTATGCAGTTAAATAAACTTTCACATAGAATTTTTTTGTGATCAGTTAATTAGGAATATGCTTGATAAAGAAGCTTATCTTGCAAATTAACCGCATAGGTGAATCCATCTTGCAAATTATCTCTTCTTTATGGAAATCGAGGGGGTATATATATTCGGTCTGAGACAATACTAACAACTCATCTAAATAAAGTTTGAGCTGCCACACAATTGTGATACATAGATGAGGGATTCTCCTTTGCATATGATTCAGCGGGATTAAACTCCATTTTTTTAAAAATCTTTCTTTGTACTAGTACATTGCATGGTGTAAGTGAACATGGATAAGCATTCATTAACTTGCCCTGGCGCCATAAGAACAAGGCTTGCGGATCCTCCACAAGGTAATGAGATGAAGGGATTTCCGGTGGCAATGTTGCCATCATATGTCATCTTGCCACCAACAACGTCGGGATAGCATGACATGTGTGCCACCGCCTCGTCGTTGCGAAAGCCTCTGGGCATGTTGTGGATGTCTCTTgcataagaaaacaaaagaatgtaAGGCTGATTTTAGAATATCCGAGCAGCTATGGGAAGCGGCGTGTTAGAACAATGCAACAATACCACATCCATCATAAAGGAAAGGGGTACAAAGGGTGGATATGTTCCAGTACCGGGTGATTTTTTTCCAATAAAGGACTTTTttgataactaagatgcacacaaccatccAAGATGTCCAAAATAAAAGAAAGCAACAAAGAATACCAACACAAACGGTCTTGAACAACAGAAGGTAAACTAGATATGAGGAGCTGCTATCCTGCGATTATGCACCCACCCATTTTGGGTAATAAACTCCTTCGTCGTATCCTCCAACAATGTAGACAAGTCCGTAAAGAGATCTCAATCCGCCGTACGCTGAAGCAACGACCATGAAGGGAGCAAATTCCCACCGATAGATGActtgcataagagaagaatttgtATCATTAAAAACCTAGTTATTTCCACATTTCTACATATCCAAAGCGACCATACGACTGCAGTCACTTTCACCCTGATAAGTAGCTTAAACCTAGAATCCACTTcgtttagccaattaccaaaaatatttgcagtaTTTCGTGGCGGATATATGGTAGAACCTATctaaatgattgaccatatagatctagcaaaccgaCTCAGGAAGAAAAGGTGTATTATTGTCTCATCTTCATGAAAAAAAATACATTTATTACATCCAAGCCAGTTGCGTttagcaaggttatctttagtaaaaaTAACATCACATCTGAGATACCAGGCAAAAATCTTAGTTTTTAAAGGTATCACAATCTTCCAAATGGACTTACTATTTAGAACCGATTAAAGGTTCGATTAATGTTTTGTACATAGTCTTGGTATTTTGGGTATTCCAGTACCGGGTGATGTAGGTTGGACCGGCGAATAAACACGGTCTAATGCTTTTGGGTATTATTTACTTAAAATCATAGTCTTGGTATTTTTTTTTCTGTAAGAAACTCTAGGTTCCAGTACTGGTGCTGGAGGCTA contains:
- the LOC124703754 gene encoding uncharacterized protein LOC124703754 — its product is MVARMMRWPRPPAARKFRVRLVVRRAEGLPPQADPTEQELEGTAANQMVAAEVRWKGPRASGLSSLRRAVRRNRTREEELAPAPDAAADDACEIRGAVAWEEEFESVVTLAAASHREAAAFQPWELAFTVFTDMNKGPKTKPTILGTASLSLADYAAAAEEDIEIILPLSVPSGTPEYAPSLHLTLSMVELRALQETSDASQRSAVATPLSPSSCDSLPGGKDEGSVIKAGLRKVKILKDMVSTRRSKKTFQSDEGSDDNCYVHSDGAEYPYGTEPVDEDLDDRTHEDEVADPTIRKSFSYGSLQSVNHVGGLVHAHATIDGDHEDWVYYSHRKSDAGYHVEEPQSSTAEKTVLPAAKRSILPWRKRKLSLRSLKAKGEPLLKKANGEEGGDDIDFDRRLLTPSNGSEGSSENGSVNGMMSEFGDDNFVVGNWESKEVLSRDGHMKLSSQVFFASIDQRSERAAGASACTALVAVIADWFQANQDLMPIQSQFDNLIREGSLEWRNLCENKTYRELFPDKHFDLETVLHAKIRPLTVSPSKSFIGFFLPEGADDMRGFDFLNGAMSFDNIWDEISQAAEFSSSENPNLYIVSWNDHFFLLKVERDAYYIIDTLGERFYEGCNQAYILKFDNNTTIHNVSGEKKTSSPDSSGPLKDSSGSSSPGQDSEDDIEENILVSKGKESCKEYIKSFLAAIPIRELQGDIRRGLMASTPLHHRLQIEFHYTQASPQEASSPPQALAIEAPFEFSWPDPPPAMEVALTHAVAVA